One segment of Synechococcus sp. A15-24 DNA contains the following:
- a CDS encoding NAD(P)(+) transhydrogenase (Re/Si-specific) subunit beta, translating to MSASLILKYAIELVAVLLLALGIKGLSKVRSARGANQLAAVAMALAVTGLLVNYAGDGGIAATAWIWIIAGTLVGGILGAITAQRVPMTSMPETVALFNGCGGMSSLLVALGVALFPEAGGSDLVAVVSIVVSVFVGAITFTGSIVAMAKLQGWLSTPAWMQSRLRHAVNIALAVLSLVAAVKLIASGEGAQGLWLLVIGSGLLGIGVTLPIGGADMPVVISLLNSYSGVAAAAAGFVVGSQLLIVAGAMVGAAGLILTQVMCDGMNRSLVSVLFGGALGATSGGGGGGGEYTNITSCSAEECALTLEAAERVIIVPGYGLAVAQAQHTLREVTRVLESAGIDVAYAIHPVAGRMPGHMNVLLAEADVPYEQLKEMDQINPEFPATDVVLVLGANDVVNPQAKNDSSSPLYGMPVLDVQEARTVFVVKRGMSAGYSGIKNDLFELANTSMVFGDAKKVLGDLLTELKDLGLGKK from the coding sequence ATGTCCGCTTCTCTGATCCTCAAATACGCGATCGAACTGGTCGCTGTCCTCCTGCTGGCTCTGGGTATCAAGGGCCTCTCCAAGGTGCGCTCGGCTCGTGGTGCCAATCAGCTGGCTGCTGTGGCGATGGCCCTGGCAGTTACCGGTTTGCTGGTCAATTACGCCGGCGATGGTGGCATCGCTGCGACCGCCTGGATCTGGATCATCGCCGGCACTCTGGTGGGCGGAATCCTGGGTGCCATAACGGCTCAACGGGTCCCGATGACCTCCATGCCGGAGACCGTCGCTCTGTTCAATGGCTGCGGCGGCATGTCCTCGCTGCTGGTGGCCCTCGGCGTGGCGCTGTTCCCCGAGGCCGGTGGTTCAGATCTGGTGGCGGTGGTGTCGATTGTCGTGTCGGTGTTTGTCGGTGCGATCACCTTCACCGGCTCGATCGTGGCCATGGCCAAGCTCCAAGGCTGGTTGTCCACACCCGCCTGGATGCAGAGCCGGCTGCGCCATGCCGTGAACATCGCCCTGGCGGTGCTGTCTCTCGTGGCCGCAGTCAAGTTGATTGCATCCGGTGAGGGTGCCCAGGGTCTGTGGTTGCTGGTGATCGGCTCCGGTCTGCTCGGCATCGGCGTCACGCTGCCGATCGGTGGGGCCGACATGCCGGTGGTGATTTCACTGCTGAACAGTTATTCCGGGGTCGCAGCGGCGGCGGCGGGCTTTGTGGTGGGCAGCCAACTGCTGATCGTGGCGGGAGCCATGGTTGGAGCAGCCGGCCTGATCCTCACCCAGGTGATGTGTGACGGCATGAACCGTTCCCTGGTGTCCGTTCTGTTCGGCGGTGCCCTTGGAGCAACATCCGGAGGCGGAGGTGGCGGTGGTGAGTACACCAACATCACTAGCTGCAGTGCTGAGGAATGTGCTCTCACCCTCGAGGCGGCAGAGCGGGTGATCATTGTTCCGGGCTATGGCCTGGCAGTCGCCCAGGCCCAGCACACCCTGCGGGAGGTGACCCGGGTGTTGGAAAGCGCCGGGATCGATGTGGCCTATGCCATTCATCCTGTGGCTGGCCGGATGCCTGGACACATGAACGTGCTGCTGGCAGAGGCCGATGTGCCCTATGAGCAGCTCAAGGAAATGGATCAGATCAATCCTGAGTTCCCCGCCACCGATGTGGTGCTGGTGCTGGGAGCCAACGATGTGGTCAACCCCCAGGCCAAGAACGATTCCAGTTCCCCGCTCTACGGCATGCCTGTGCTCGACGTTCAGGAGGCCCGCACCGTGTTTGTGGTGAAGCGCGGTATGAGTGCTGGCTACTCCGGCATCAAGAACGACCTGTTTGAACTGGCGAACACGTCGATGGTGTTTGGTGATGCCAAGAAGGTGCTTGGCGATCTGCTGACGGAACTCAAGGATCTCGGACTGGGCAAGAAGTGA